CATCCTAAAAACGTCGCTAGTTCAAAAGGAGCTACTACAATCGCATCATTCCGCTTTGCAATTTCGACTGTATCACCCACATGATCTCCATGGCCGTGCGATAAAAGAATCGCATCTACCTTTACATCTTCCGCTTTTAAATCTGTTTTCGGATTTCCTGTTAAAAATGGGTCAATTACAATCACTTTTCCATTCGTTTCAATCTTTACAACTGAATGCCCGTGATAAGATATTTTCATTGTTACATTCCTCCTTACTCACACCTTTTATTCTACATGATTTCACAATTTCCTGTCTTTTCTAACATCTATTTACTTGTCATAACTCTTTCATCCGATGTAAAGTTATATATGTAACTGAAATCTCGGAGGTGTCGATCGATGAATACTAGATTAGAAAAATTCATGCACTGGCTACAAGAACAAGACGTAGAAGCAGCCTTCTTAACTTCTACACCAAACGTTTTCTACATGACGAACTTCCATTGCGAACCGCACGAAAGACTACTCGGTCTATTTGTATTCCAAGAACAAGAACCTATTTTAATTTGTCCGAAAATGGAAGAAAATCAAGCACGAAACGCTGGATGGACACACGAAATTATTGGATTTACTGATACTGACAGACCGTGGGATATGATTGCAAAAGTATTGAAAGACCGCAGTATCAAAGCAAATGCAGTTGCAATTGAAAAAGAACACTTAAATGTGGAACGCTATGAAGCATTAACAGAATTATTCCCAAATGCAACTTTTCACTCTGCAGAAGAAAAAGTGCGTGAGCTTCGTTTAATTAAAGATGAAAAAGAACTTTCTATTTTACGTGAAGCTGCTCATATGGCTGATTATGCTGTCGGTATTGGTGTAGAGGCCATTAAAGAAAATCGTAGTGAATTAGAAGTACTAGCCATTATCGAACATGAACTAAAGAAAAAAGGTATACATAAAATGTCATTCGACACGATGGTCTTAACTGGAGCGAATTCAGCTCTACCTCACGGTGTACCAGGCGCTAACAAAATGAAGCGCGGTGACTTCGTTCTATTCGACCTAGGTGTAATTATTGATGGTTACTGTTCTGATATTACACGCACAGTCGCATTCGGCGATATTTCTGAAGAACAAACGCGTATTTATAACACCGTACTATCTGGACAACTACAAGCAATTGAAGCATGTAAACCGGGCGTTACACTCGGTGCTATCGACCGCGCTGCCCGTTCTGTTATTGCAGACGCTGGCTACGGAGACTTCTTCCCGCATCGCCTCGGCCATGGCCTTGGTATTAGTGTACATGAATATCCAGATGTAAAAGAAGGAAACGAATCTCCATTAAAAGAAGGCATGGTCTTCACAATTGAACCAGGAATTTACGTACCAAATGTAGGCGGAGTTCGAATTGAAGATGATATTTACATCACAAAAGACGGAACAGAAATTTTAACAAAATTCCCGAAAGAATTGCAGTTTGTGAAATAAAAAAAGGTAGCGAGAATGCTACCTTTTTATCTACTACCTCAAACTTCTCAACAATCATTTGGGCTGGATAGCTCTCAAGTATTTGAGAAAACCATACTTTTATTTTATATCCTGATTTCAACTGCTGATATGTGCTGCTATCAACAAATTTCAAAACAGTGTCAGTTGGAAACTTCTCATGTAGTCGCTCTTCTATATACTCTTGAAACTCTGCTTTTGTTTCAAATTTTTTATTCGTGATGAAATATACATTATCATTTCCCACTATGACATACCCTTCTACAGTAGCGATTTGTTTAGATGGAAATGTAGATGCACATGATGTGAGTACTGTAAGGAAAATACTTAAAAAAACAAATACCCAAACCATTGAGCTCTTTCCCCTCATTTCATCCCCCCCCTAAAAGTTTTATCCCGCTATTTGCGGGCAATAAGACCCTCACCTCAAAATTCAGCAGTTAAGAATGATAAAAAGAAGGCACTCAAAAAGTGCCTTCTTTCATCTTACTAATATTCACTTGAAAATTTACAATCCAAACTGAGAAAAGATGTACAAAAATCGCTATAACCATACAAGTCCCGCTCAAAAAAGTTAAAATTGGGTGCGAGTATGAATGCTCTAAGTAATAAGACACTCCAATAAAAAACAGTGTTATATAGATGTAGATTGCTCCATGTATTTGCCTCATATAAGCCCCCTTTTCCTATATTATACCATAAATTTTCTGATTATTCACATTAATGGAATGTAATCAATATTTCTCAACTATTACGACTCTTGCAATATCCTATATATTAGTATATCTTTTGTAAATTATTTCATTCATCTTTTTTACCAATTGCATCTTAACGAAAAAAGCCCATCTATGTTGATGCGCTTTTCTGCTTATATACAAACTATCATTCTATTCTTTCATCGCTTCTTTGACAACATCTTGAATCATTATAACTTCTGTTTTCATATCGACAGCTGGTGCTTCTTCATCAATACATGCATACCAAAATGCTAAGTGCTTTTTATCAATTTCATGATGAGAATTTTCGACAAGAGTCCCCCCTTCTCCTTGTACAGAATACCAATATAAGTACTCTTCTCCATCTCTTATTTCCCGGAAAATTGTCTCTACATACATTTTTTCGTCGTTTAGTGTCAAAAGCACTTCTTTCATATTGTCATTAAGAAGCTGCATCCATTCATCTACACGATGACTTTTTCCTGGCTTCACTTTGAATCTTGTTCATTCGACATTCATCTTTATTCCTCCGTTTTCTTACGTACATATCAAACGTATTCTATCGGATGCTGAAAACCTAGTTTACTAGCTCACATACATCATTTCAAACTATCATAAGAGGAATCGTATTAGCAAGAAAAAAACATTTCAAGGAATTTCTAAACAAAAAGCCCTCCTTATCACAAGAAGGGCCTCACCCAATATTTATTATGATAAAGCAGGAGCTTTTTCAAGCAGCTCTTTCGCATCAGCGTATTGTAAGCCATGAGCTTCTGCAACTGCTTCGAATGTTACATAGCCATCTAATGTGTTAATACCTTTTAATAATGCAGTATTGCTTAGGCAAGCTTGTTTGTAGCCTTTGTTTGCAATTTGTACCGCATATGGTACTGTTACGTTTGTTAATGCAAGAGTTGATGTACGTGGAACCGCACCTGGCATGTTTGCAACTGCATAATGCACAACGCCATGTTTTTCATAAGTTGGGTTATCATGAGTTGTAATGCGATCCGTTGTTTCGAAAATACCACCTTGGTCAATCGCGATATCAACAACCACAGAACCTGGTTCCATTGATTGAATCATTTCTTCTGTTACAAGTTTTGGCGCTTTTGCACCTGGAATTAATACTGCACCGATTACAAGATCAGATTCTTTTACAGCTTGTGCAATATTGTAAGGATTAGACATTAACGTTTTTACTTGATTTCCGAAAATGTCATCTAATTGACGAAGACGTTCTGCACTTAAGTCGATGATTGTTACATCCGCACCTAGTCCAACCGCAATTTTCGCTGCGTTTGTACCAGCTTGACCGCCACCGATAATTGTTACTTTCCCACGTTTTACTCCTGGAACGCCTGCAAGTAAAATACCTTTGCCGCCTTTATTTTTCTCAAGGAACTGCGCTCCAATTTGTGCAGCCATACGACCTGCTACTTCACTCATCGGTGCAAGTAATGGTAAAGAACGATTATCTAATTGTACTGTTTCATAAGCAATTGATATCACTTTATTATCAATTAAAGCCTTTGTTAACTCAGGTTCTGGAGCTAGATGTAAATATGTGAATAAAATTAAACCTTCTCTAAAATATTTATATTCGCTTTCAATCGGTTCTTTAACTTTCATAACCATATCTTGATTCCATGCTTCTTCAGCAGTTTCAACAAGTTTCGCTCCAGCTTGTACGTATTCTTCATCTGTAAAACCAGAACCTAAACCTGCACCTTTTTGAACAAAAACTTCATGACCATTTTGTACAAGATGTACAGCACCAGCTGGCGTCATTGCCACACGGTTTTCATTGTTTTTAATTTCTGTTGGAATACCGATACGCATTATTAATTCCCCCTTGAGTTATGAAATGACCCCTAAATCATTTTTTAAAACGCTTTCTATGCCCCTATATTCTAACATAATCCTTCAATATTTTACAAAAAATAACACAAGTTTTCCGATAGATTTTATCCCACTATTTTAGGGCAGTAAGACTCCCACCTCAAGATTCAGAAAGAAGCAAGGAAGATAGGTGGGAGTAGGGCTGCCCGTAACAGCCCGATTGGTGAGAGCTCATAATCAGTGGGGATGAAGAACCTCCACTGATTAAAGTTTCACTTTATTTACTTTTGTCGATATCGATGAATTACATCAACTGCCCCTGTTATTTCAATAATTGTACCCGTAATCATATCAGAATCTTCTTCGCATAAAAATGAGATGGTACGTGCGATATCTTCACCTGTTCCTGATCTACCAATTGGCGTACGCTTATCTTTCAATATGCGCGCTTCTTGAATTGTTGCTTCTTTCATCTCACCAATAATATCACCTGGGCAAACCATATTTGCTGTAATACCATATTCTGCTTCTTCATAAGCAACTGTCTTCGTTAATGAAACAAGCCCTACTTTTGCTGCTGCAAAAGCTGAACGATATATCCATCCCGGTGCACTATCGGCCCCTTGAAATCCATAATTAATAATGCGACCAAATTGATTCCTTCTCATAATTGGAACAACGAGTTTTAACAGATGAAATACCGCCGTTAAATTTCCTTGAATCATCTCATTCCATTCCTGTTCTTCATAATCCACTAATTTTTTTCGTTCAAACACATAAGGACCCGCATTATTAATTAAAAAATCGATCTTACCAAAACGCTTTGTCGCTTCTTCTACTATTTTATGTAAATCTTCTTTCTTCGTGACATCCGCTTGTATAAACTGTAGACGTTCTTCTATATGATTATACTTTTCTTTCATTTCCTCTACAGCGCTTCTGTCGCTATGGTATGTGACTGTTACAGAATGTCCATTCGCTAATAATTTCTCTGTTACTTGCTTTCCTAAACCTTTTGTACCGGCTGTAATGAGCGCGTGTCTCACAAACATGCCTCCTTTTAAATTACTATACTCCATATGTAACAAGTTCTTGCTGCAATTACAACTAAAAAGAATCAAAACAAACTTTTCAAAATTCTGTAACGTTTTTTTACGTATATTACCAGAATTTGTTTTATAATTAAGTTGTAAAGGGTTATAAAATCAATTGGGAGGAATTTACTATGACTAATACATATACAAATATTTTAATTGCTGTAGATGGTTCTAAAGAGGCTGAAAAAGCTTTTAAAAAAGCAATTCAAGTCGCGAAACGTAACAATGCGACACTAACAATTGCTCATATCGTTGATGTGAAAGCTTACTCTGCAGTGGAAGCATATAGCCGTGCGATTGCTGAACGTGCTAATCTTTTTGCAGAAGACTTATTAGAAGACTACAAAAAAACGGCACTAGAAGCAGGTCTTGAAAAGGTAGAAACTGTACTAGAATTCGGTAATCCAAAATCTAAAATTTCAAAAGAAATTGCTCCCAAACATAAAGTAGACTTAATCATGTGCGGTGCCACTGGTTTAAATGCTGTAGAGCGCTTCTTAATTGGTAGCGTCTCTGAACATATTATTCGCTATGCAAAATGCGATGTCCTTGTTGTTCGCGGTGATGAAGAGCAAGGTGAGCTTTAATTCATAAAAATAAATTAGGGTAGATAAGAGGCTTCCTCTTATCTACCCTATTTATTTTTCTACTTTAGGAATTCTGTAATCCGGATTATGCTGCTCCCAGCCATCTTGTGTATTTACATCACCATCTACCCATGTTGTACTCCTGTCGGGTAAAACTCTTTCATGGGGTGTTACATGATGAGTATTCGGATTTCCCTCTGCTATATACTCTACATCCGTTGCTTCTGGAGCTGATGTTTGCGCTACACTATCACTGTCTACCTCATCTGTAATTCCATCGGCAGCATCAATTATATCTATAACTCCTACTGAGAAGACACCTACAACTACAACTTATTTCACATATTTCACTATAAATACAAGACAAACCACGACAACAATGACAACCGCAAGTACATAAGGGGGAAAGAATTTCAAAGACCATAACACCATCATTATTGTCGCTATCGTTAAATAAGATCGCCTTGCATCTTCTGTCATTTTTTTACGAAGAACATATACAAATAACCGATTGGCGGCGTAATAAAGCAAAGAACATATATGATTTTAGATTTTAAATACCACTTTTGTTCTCCAAGTTTCTTCATATCTTCTTCTATTCTCTCATGCTCTTGTTCTTTCGCTTCTTCTATAAGCGGATCTTCCTCTCCTCCTCGCTTTTCTTCCATATAAGGAAGGAAGTGCATGAAAAAATAGTATGCAAATATCATCGCTCCAAATCCGATATTTACTCTTTCTAACGGAACATTCTCACTAAAAAAAGCAGCAATAATTACTAAAGAAAAACAATACGTTGTCATCCAAAATGAATGTTTTCTCTTTTTCCGTTCTATTTCTTTTTTATCTTGTACATGTTTTCTTTTCAAAAGCCATATCGAAATACAGCAATCTATCAAAAATAAAGTAAAGGTAAATAACGCCACGTGTACTGTTTCTACATTCTCAAATGAAAATATACTCGGGAATGCTACGTGTAATACAATTAGCGTGTATAAAATTAACCCTACCAAATAAATACGACTCATTTTCCATCCCTTTCTCATTTCCTAACATTATTTTAACATACATTTTTTAGAAATAAGCGGACAAAATATATGTGTTTAGGAAAGGAGGAGGCTAATATGGATGATTATGAACGTATTATTTTAGATGTAAATGGGAAAGAAATCGAAATGTTAGATACGATTCGCACACATTTCAAAGAAAAACATGGTGTGGAACTAAGTAACGGTGCATTACTTCGAGATTTGATGGATATTGAGTATATTCGAATTACGGAAGATCGACATAAGTACGATTAATTGATAAAACTGTCAGCCTAGAACAGATTGCTCTAGGCTGACTTACATCCACACGAAACATGTTATA
The window above is part of the Bacillus cytotoxicus NVH 391-98 genome. Proteins encoded here:
- the pepQ gene encoding Xaa-Pro dipeptidase, with the protein product MNTRLEKFMHWLQEQDVEAAFLTSTPNVFYMTNFHCEPHERLLGLFVFQEQEPILICPKMEENQARNAGWTHEIIGFTDTDRPWDMIAKVLKDRSIKANAVAIEKEHLNVERYEALTELFPNATFHSAEEKVRELRLIKDEKELSILREAAHMADYAVGIGVEAIKENRSELEVLAIIEHELKKKGIHKMSFDTMVLTGANSALPHGVPGANKMKRGDFVLFDLGVIIDGYCSDITRTVAFGDISEEQTRIYNTVLSGQLQAIEACKPGVTLGAIDRAARSVIADAGYGDFFPHRLGHGLGISVHEYPDVKEGNESPLKEGMVFTIEPGIYVPNVGGVRIEDDIYITKDGTEILTKFPKELQFVK
- a CDS encoding DUF3221 domain-containing protein; the encoded protein is MRGKSSMVWVFVFLSIFLTVLTSCASTFPSKQIATVEGYVIVGNDNVYFITNKKFETKAEFQEYIEERLHEKFPTDTVLKFVDSSTYQQLKSGYKIKVWFSQILESYPAQMIVEKFEVVDKKVAFSLPFFISQTAILSGILLKFLFRLL
- a CDS encoding DUF6176 family protein, with the protein product MKPGKSHRVDEWMQLLNDNMKEVLLTLNDEKMYVETIFREIRDGEEYLYWYSVQGEGGTLVENSHHEIDKKHLAFWYACIDEEAPAVDMKTEVIMIQDVVKEAMKE
- the ald gene encoding alanine dehydrogenase, with the translated sequence MRIGIPTEIKNNENRVAMTPAGAVHLVQNGHEVFVQKGAGLGSGFTDEEYVQAGAKLVETAEEAWNQDMVMKVKEPIESEYKYFREGLILFTYLHLAPEPELTKALIDNKVISIAYETVQLDNRSLPLLAPMSEVAGRMAAQIGAQFLEKNKGGKGILLAGVPGVKRGKVTIIGGGQAGTNAAKIAVGLGADVTIIDLSAERLRQLDDIFGNQVKTLMSNPYNIAQAVKESDLVIGAVLIPGAKAPKLVTEEMIQSMEPGSVVVDIAIDQGGIFETTDRITTHDNPTYEKHGVVHYAVANMPGAVPRTSTLALTNVTVPYAVQIANKGYKQACLSNTALLKGINTLDGYVTFEAVAEAHGLQYADAKELLEKAPALS
- a CDS encoding SDR family oxidoreductase, coding for MEYSNLKGGMFVRHALITAGTKGLGKQVTEKLLANGHSVTVTYHSDRSAVEEMKEKYNHIEERLQFIQADVTKKEDLHKIVEEATKRFGKIDFLINNAGPYVFERKKLVDYEEQEWNEMIQGNLTAVFHLLKLVVPIMRRNQFGRIINYGFQGADSAPGWIYRSAFAAAKVGLVSLTKTVAYEEAEYGITANMVCPGDIIGEMKEATIQEARILKDKRTPIGRSGTGEDIARTISFLCEEDSDMITGTIIEITGAVDVIHRYRQK
- a CDS encoding universal stress protein — protein: MTNTYTNILIAVDGSKEAEKAFKKAIQVAKRNNATLTIAHIVDVKAYSAVEAYSRAIAERANLFAEDLLEDYKKTALEAGLEKVETVLEFGNPKSKISKEIAPKHKVDLIMCGATGLNAVERFLIGSVSEHIIRYAKCDVLVVRGDEEQGEL